ATTTCTGGGTTGTTGGGTATTTCGTAGCTTGAGTCGATGCCAGTAAAGTGTTTTATCTCTCCTGCGCGGGCTTTTTTGTATAAGCCTTTAGGGTCGCGGCTTTCACATACATCAAGCGGGGTATCTATAAATACTTCAATAAACTCGCCGTCGTCTACTAAATTGCGCACCATGTCGCGCTCTGCTCTAAATGGCGAGATAAACGCAGTAAGCACTAATAAGCCTGCATCGGTCATGAGCTTAGCGGTTTCGCCAACGCGGCGTATGTTTTCAATGCGATCTTCGTCGCTAAAGCCTAGGTCTTTACATAAGCCGTGGCGTACGTTGTCGCCATCAAGTAGGTAGGTGTGCGCGCCTTGCTGGTTAAGCGCCGCTTCTAGTGCATTAGCTACGGTGCTTTTGCCAGAGCCTGAAAAACCGGTAAACCATAAAATGGCCGGTTTATGCTTTTTTTGCTCACTACGCTGTGCTTTTGTGGTTGCGTAGTTATGCCAAACAATATTTTCATCCATAGTGGTGAGTCTCTTGTACTTTAAGCGCCAGTATTAAAACGGAAATACCAGCGGGATCAAGGTTAATACCGTGATTGAATAAATAATGGAAAGGGGCAAGCCCATTGTTATGTAATCTTTTAAGCGGTAGTTACCCGCACTATAAACCATAAGGTTAGTTTGATACCCAAACGGCGATATAAAACTGGCCGATGCACCAAACGCTACCGCCATAATAAAGGGGAGTGGGTCTACATTAAAACCCACTGCTAGCGAGTAAGCCACAGGGAATGAAAGTGCTGCTGCGGCATTATTAGTAATAAGCTCGGTGAATAACACGGTCATTAAAAATATGGCGATAAACGCGCCATAAGGGCCAAAATCACCTAGAACCATAAATAGGGCGCTTGATATTTGCCCGGCAAGCCCGGTTTCTATCATTAATTTAGCAAGCCCTATGGCACTGCCTACGACTGCGAGTAGCTCAATTGGAAAGCGACGTTTTACTTCACTCAGTTTAACTGTACCGCTAAGCAGTAAGCCAATTAATAATACCAGTAAGCCTTTAACAAGCGGCACTATACCTACAATACTTAGCCCTAATACAGCAGCAAAGCCTGCTAATACAATATTAGATTGCTTAGGTTTTAAGTGGGTTTGTAAGTCAAACCCCGATATATACACAAATTCGCGGTTTAAATTAGGCAAAGAATAAAAGCTTTTACCTGGGGCGAGTATTAAGGAATCGCCGGCTTGCAATTGCACTTGCCCAAGGCCGCCTTGTAAGCGGTCGTGCCCGCGGCGAATGGCAATAACCGCGGCATGAAACTGCTCTCTAAAGCGCCCTTCTTTTACGGTTTTACCTATAAACTTAGAGGATTGGCTTACCACTACTTCTACTAAGTGTTCTATGTCTTTTTCGTGGTTGTCGTGCACTACTTTTAGGCCATCAAAACGCTGAAGTAGCGGCACCGACTTTATATCGCCTACAAACAGCAGTACGTCGTTTTGCCTAATAATTTGCTGAGGTGTTACTGCGTATATACGCTCATCGCCGCGAATAATTTCGGCGAGGAATAAATCTTTTAAATCGCGTAGACCGTTTTCTTCTACGGTGCGGCCAATAAGCTTAGAGCCTGCCTGCACTTTTCCCTCTAAATAAAAGGGAATAACTTCTTGCGCGTTTTTGCCGTTGTCGGGTAGGTATTTGAGCATTACTAAAATAGTAATGAGGCCCACACTTAATGCGCCAATGCCTACAAGTGTAAAATCAAAAAAGCCCAGTGGCGCCATGCCTGCATCTACCGCAAAGCCATTTACAATTAAGTTGGTTGATGTACCAATAAGTGTGATGGTGCCGCCTAATATAGCCGTGTACGACAGCGGTAACAGTAGCTTTGAGGGGGAATGATTTGGGTTGTCTTTTATGGCGGTAATAAGCGATGCAACCACCGCGGTGTTATTAGTAAACGATGACAAAAAGGCGGTAGATAAGCCAAGTTTGGTAACCGATTTTACTAAGCTTCCTTTAGATAGTGATTGCGATAGTTTTTGAATTAAAGTGGTTTTTTCAATCGCAATTGAAACAAGTACCAATAACACTAAGGTAATAAGTGACGGGTTAGCGTAGTTTACTAACATGCTTTCAAGGTCAATCAGGCCTGTTAAATAACCTGTACCAATAGCACTTACAAATAACCATGCAGGATTAATGCGGGTGCCAAAAAGGCACCCAACTAAGGTAAGCATAATGCCTGTTAAAACCAGCTGCTCTACCATGCTTTTATATTCCTAACAGACATTTTTTATACTTACAGTTTTGAGATATCAAGCGCTTGCCAATGTGGGAAGTGCTTGCGTACTAAACTATTAAACTCAATTTCAAAGTCGCTGAAATCGCTTTGTTGTTTTTCGCTTTTTAGTACTTGCTCAATCATACCTGCTGCAACCGTTAAGTTAGATAAGCGGTCGATAAGGATAAATGAGCCAGTTTCGTGGTTGTTGTGATACTCGTCAGCTAATATTGTTTCGCTTAGTTCAAGCGTGACAATGGCAATTTCGTTTAGCTGCAGTGAATCGGCTGTGCCGTGCTCTAGGGTATTTACATCAATAGTGTGGTCAATCTTTTTAACCACGACAGATGTATTTTTGCTACCTAGTTTTATGTTGTAACTTTTACCTAGTACCAGCGGCGCTTCGTGCATCCACACAAGTTTTGCTTGTATAAGGTTAGTTACTGTAGCCGTTGAGCTTGCCGGTACTATTACGTCACCGCGGCTAATATCTATTTCGCTATTAAGGGTAACGGTAATTGCTTGGCCAGCTTCTGCATGATCTAGGTTGCCATTAAAGGTTACTATTTCTTTAATGTTTGACGTTTTACCCGACGGTAATACTTTTACTGCATCGCCAACGTGTAACTTGCCTGATGCCAACGTGCCCTGAAAACCACGGAAGTTTAAGTTAGGGCGTACCACGTACTGCACAGGTAAGCGTGCTTCAAAACCGGTATCGGTTTCTGCCGCTGGTGAGTCTTCTAAAAGCTCAAGCAATGGCTTGTCGGTGTAATAAGGCGTATGCGCAGAGCGTGTTACTACGTTATCGCCTTTAAGCGCCGACATAGGCACAAACTTAATATTTGTTACGTTAAGTTGCTCAGCAAATTTAAGGTAATCGGCTTTGATTTTTTCATAAACGGTTTCGTCAAAATCAACGATATCCATTTTATTAATCGCTACCACAAACTGTTTAATACCGAGCGAGTCACAAATAAAGCTATGGCGCTTAGTTTGTACTTGCACACCGTAGCGAGCATCAACCAAAATAATGGCTACATCGCTTGTTGATGCGCCCGTTACCATGTTGCGTGTGTATTGCTCGTGCCCTGGGGTGTCGGCAATAATAAATTTACGCTTAGCGGTTGAAAAATAACGGTACGCTACGTCAATAGTAATGCCTTGCTCGCGCTCAGCTTGCAGGCCATCTACGAGTAGCGCTAAGTCGAGTTCTTCGCCTGCGTTACCTACTTTTTCGTTATCTTTATGAAGCGCTGCTAGCTGATCTTCATAAATTTGGTGGCTGTCGTGCAAAAGGCGGCCAATCAGTGTTGATTTGCCGTCGTCTACGCTGCCACAGGTAAGCATTCGTAATAAGCTTTTGTCTTGTTGGCGTGCTAGGTAGGCGTCTATGCCAATTTCTTTTACTTCGTTAATGGTGTCGTTAGTATTGGTAGACATTAGAAATACCCCTCACGTTTTTTCTTCTCCATTGAGCCTGCTGAGTCGTGATCGATTACACGGCCTTCACGTTCAGATGACGTAGATAACAGCATTTCTTCAATAATTTCTGTTAGGTTGCTAGCGGTTGATTCAACTGCACCGGTAAGCGGGTAACAGCCTAAAGTACGAAAACGTACCGACTTCATTTGTGGTACTTCACCCTCAGCAAGTGGCATGCGCTCATCGTCAACCATTATTAGGGTGCCATCGCGCTCTACTACTGGGCGCTCTTTCGCTAAATAAAGCGGAACCATTTCGATGTTTTCTTGGTAAATGTATTGCCAAATATCAAGCTCAGTCCAGTTAGATAGTGGGAATACACGAATGCTCTCACCTGGGTTAACTTGGCTATTATAGGTATTCCAAAGCTCTGGGCGTTGGTTTTTAGGGTCCCAACGGTGGTGTTTATCGCGGAACGAGTAAACACGCTCTTTAGCACGAGACTTTTCTTCATCGCGGCGTGCGCCACCAAATGCAGCATCAAAGCCGTATTTATCTAGCGCTTGCTTTAAGCCTTGAGTTTTCATTATGTCGGTATGCTTACCTGAGCCATGTGTAAACGGGCTGATGTTCATTTCTAGCCCTTCAGGATTTTTATGAACAATTAGGTCAAAGCCGTATTCTTTTGCAATGCGGTCGCGAAACTCAATCATTTCACGAAACTTCCAGTTGGTGTCTACGTGTAATAACGGAAACGGAATTTTTGCAGGGTAAAATGCTTTACGCGCTAAGTGCAAAAGTACCGACGAATCTTTACCAATTGAGTAAAGCATTACTGGGTTCTCAAACTCAGCGGCGACTTCGCGCATGATTTTGATACTTTCAGCTTCAAGTTGCTGAAGGTGAGTTAAAGCCATTGTTAGTCGTCCTACTAAAATGATTAAAAGTGATTAAGTAAAATATAATTATGTATTTGCTACGCCGGTTAGCGGCTGTGCAAAGCTACTGGTTTGCTCGTTTTGGCCAAACCATGCAAGCTGCGAGTGCAGGGCGGCTACTTCGCCAATAATAAGTAATGCTGGCGATACAACACGGTTGCGCTCTATTAAATCTGCAAGTTCACCTAATTGCCCCGTAACAACACGCTGGTTTTTACGGGTGCCGTTTTCGATTATGGCAACTGGCGTATTAGCGCTGCGGCCATGTTTTAAAAGCTGAGCCTGTATATGTGGCGATTTAATAACACCCATATAAATAGCTAAAGTTTGATGCGCTTTAGCAAGCGATTGCCAATCGAGTTCTTGGCCATCTTTTTTACAATGCCCTGTTACAAACTGGATGGCTTGTGCGTGGTCGCGGTGAGTAAGCGGAATACCCGCATACGCGCTACAGCCAGCGGCGGCAGTTATACCTGGCACTATTTGATAATTAACGTTATTGGCAGCCAGTACTTGTACTTCTTCACCACCACGGCCGTAAATAAAGGGGTCGCCACCTTTAATGCGGCATACCTTTTTACCTTGCTTGGCAAAATCAACCAGCATTTGGTTGGTATCTTCTTGCGCTACACTGTGATCGCCCATACGCTTGCCTACGCAGACTAAATCGGCATCACGGCGTACTAATTCCATAATTTCATCAGACACTAAATAGTCGTATACAACAACATCGGCTTGCTGCATTAGTTGCAGTGCTTTAAGTGTTAAAAGCTCAGGGTCGCCAGGGCCTGCACCTACTATGTATACTTCACCTTCTGGCTCAGCTTTGGCATCAAGCATTTGCTCTAGCTGCGCTTGTGCTGCATCGGTATTACCGGTTTGCACTTTGCTTACGACTGATGAATCAAACACGCCTTCCCAAAATTGGCGGCGATCAGCAAAGTGCTTAAAGCGCTGTTTTACTTTGTCTCTAAAGCTGCCAACTAAAGTAGCCAGTGGGCCAATGTGTTGTGGAATTAACGTTTCGAGCTTTTCACGTAAACGCCGTGCAAGTACTGGCGCAGTGCCTGCACTTGATATAGCAATGGTTATTGGGTCGCGATCTACAATTGATGGGAATATAAACGTACATTTTGGTTGGTCATCAACCACATTCACAAATACATTACGTGCGTTTGCCAGCTCAAATACAGTGTTGTTTACTTCGTCTAAGTCTGTGGCTGCTATAACTAGCATTTTGCCATCAAGGTGTGACTCATCAAAATAGGCATCAATAAGCGTTACTTCATTGTTGTGTGCATGCTCTTTTAGTTCATCACAAAACCAAGGTGCCACTAAGGTTACATTTGCGCGGGCTTTTAAAAACGCGCGACATTTGCGTAATGCGACCTCTCCACCGCCAACAACCAGCACAGGTTTGTTGTCGAGTTTGGTAAAGATAGGTAAATACTGCACGTGGTTAACACCTCTAAGTAAAATCTAAAATAAAACGCTATTGAGCAGTTGGCAGAATATAGCGCGTACTGGTAAGTAAAAAATAATTAAAACCAAGTTTATATAACCAAAAGTTATAATGGGTGGTCGTTTTAGGTTTAAGGCTTAATTTATCTGGGATTAAGACGAGTTACACGCAAAATAATGTGCTTATAGTGTTTGGTTATGAGCTATAGCGAGATTACGTTAATTTGTTACTATGATGCTAAACCTAATTTATCGCCTACTTAAAGGGATTACGTATGACTGTACAACACAACGATGCACACTTAGCG
The genomic region above belongs to Pseudoalteromonas sp. MM1 and contains:
- the cysC gene encoding adenylyl-sulfate kinase — its product is MDENIVWHNYATTKAQRSEQKKHKPAILWFTGFSGSGKSTVANALEAALNQQGAHTYLLDGDNVRHGLCKDLGFSDEDRIENIRRVGETAKLMTDAGLLVLTAFISPFRAERDMVRNLVDDGEFIEVFIDTPLDVCESRDPKGLYKKARAGEIKHFTGIDSSYEIPNNPEIILDTSKNTLDQSVTQLITYLKQKHIIG
- a CDS encoding SLC13 family permease yields the protein MVEQLVLTGIMLTLVGCLFGTRINPAWLFVSAIGTGYLTGLIDLESMLVNYANPSLITLVLLVLVSIAIEKTTLIQKLSQSLSKGSLVKSVTKLGLSTAFLSSFTNNTAVVASLITAIKDNPNHSPSKLLLPLSYTAILGGTITLIGTSTNLIVNGFAVDAGMAPLGFFDFTLVGIGALSVGLITILVMLKYLPDNGKNAQEVIPFYLEGKVQAGSKLIGRTVEENGLRDLKDLFLAEIIRGDERIYAVTPQQIIRQNDVLLFVGDIKSVPLLQRFDGLKVVHDNHEKDIEHLVEVVVSQSSKFIGKTVKEGRFREQFHAAVIAIRRGHDRLQGGLGQVQLQAGDSLILAPGKSFYSLPNLNREFVYISGFDLQTHLKPKQSNIVLAGFAAVLGLSIVGIVPLVKGLLVLLIGLLLSGTVKLSEVKRRFPIELLAVVGSAIGLAKLMIETGLAGQISSALFMVLGDFGPYGAFIAIFLMTVLFTELITNNAAAALSFPVAYSLAVGFNVDPLPFIMAVAFGASASFISPFGYQTNLMVYSAGNYRLKDYITMGLPLSIIYSITVLTLIPLVFPF
- the cysN gene encoding sulfate adenylyltransferase subunit CysN, coding for MSTNTNDTINEVKEIGIDAYLARQQDKSLLRMLTCGSVDDGKSTLIGRLLHDSHQIYEDQLAALHKDNEKVGNAGEELDLALLVDGLQAEREQGITIDVAYRYFSTAKRKFIIADTPGHEQYTRNMVTGASTSDVAIILVDARYGVQVQTKRHSFICDSLGIKQFVVAINKMDIVDFDETVYEKIKADYLKFAEQLNVTNIKFVPMSALKGDNVVTRSAHTPYYTDKPLLELLEDSPAAETDTGFEARLPVQYVVRPNLNFRGFQGTLASGKLHVGDAVKVLPSGKTSNIKEIVTFNGNLDHAEAGQAITVTLNSEIDISRGDVIVPASSTATVTNLIQAKLVWMHEAPLVLGKSYNIKLGSKNTSVVVKKIDHTIDVNTLEHGTADSLQLNEIAIVTLELSETILADEYHNNHETGSFILIDRLSNLTVAAGMIEQVLKSEKQQSDFSDFEIEFNSLVRKHFPHWQALDISKL
- the cysD gene encoding sulfate adenylyltransferase subunit CysD produces the protein MALTHLQQLEAESIKIMREVAAEFENPVMLYSIGKDSSVLLHLARKAFYPAKIPFPLLHVDTNWKFREMIEFRDRIAKEYGFDLIVHKNPEGLEMNISPFTHGSGKHTDIMKTQGLKQALDKYGFDAAFGGARRDEEKSRAKERVYSFRDKHHRWDPKNQRPELWNTYNSQVNPGESIRVFPLSNWTELDIWQYIYQENIEMVPLYLAKERPVVERDGTLIMVDDERMPLAEGEVPQMKSVRFRTLGCYPLTGAVESTASNLTEIIEEMLLSTSSEREGRVIDHDSAGSMEKKKREGYF
- the cysG gene encoding siroheme synthase CysG → MQYLPIFTKLDNKPVLVVGGGEVALRKCRAFLKARANVTLVAPWFCDELKEHAHNNEVTLIDAYFDESHLDGKMLVIAATDLDEVNNTVFELANARNVFVNVVDDQPKCTFIFPSIVDRDPITIAISSAGTAPVLARRLREKLETLIPQHIGPLATLVGSFRDKVKQRFKHFADRRQFWEGVFDSSVVSKVQTGNTDAAQAQLEQMLDAKAEPEGEVYIVGAGPGDPELLTLKALQLMQQADVVVYDYLVSDEIMELVRRDADLVCVGKRMGDHSVAQEDTNQMLVDFAKQGKKVCRIKGGDPFIYGRGGEEVQVLAANNVNYQIVPGITAAAGCSAYAGIPLTHRDHAQAIQFVTGHCKKDGQELDWQSLAKAHQTLAIYMGVIKSPHIQAQLLKHGRSANTPVAIIENGTRKNQRVVTGQLGELADLIERNRVVSPALLIIGEVAALHSQLAWFGQNEQTSSFAQPLTGVANT